The following proteins are co-located in the Microcystis wesenbergii NRERC-220 genome:
- a CDS encoding ABC transporter ATP-binding protein has product MSVATDYPVLTLKNLHKRYKTRHGYRTVFEDINLQVRSGEVVCLLGASGCGKSTLLATAAGLQSADGGEIQLHSRPLQAPDIRSSIVFQSPALLPWLTVWQNVAFGLKLKRMPRLDHQQLRERVHTAVKSVKLEGFERAYPHQLSGGMAQRVSLARVLARRPSLLLLDEPFSALDAITRFEMQKLLLEVIALYNSTVLLVTHDIDEALLVADRVLLMGRHPVGIRREWTISMPKPRFESAKLLSDLRQSIFQELALVMTL; this is encoded by the coding sequence ATGAGCGTCGCCACGGATTACCCCGTCCTCACCCTCAAAAATCTCCATAAACGCTATAAAACCCGCCATGGCTACCGTACCGTTTTTGAGGATATTAACCTACAGGTGCGCTCCGGTGAGGTGGTTTGTTTGCTTGGGGCCAGTGGTTGCGGTAAATCTACCCTCCTTGCTACCGCCGCTGGTTTGCAGAGTGCCGATGGCGGAGAAATACAATTGCACTCACGACCCTTACAAGCCCCAGACATCCGCAGCTCGATCGTCTTTCAATCCCCCGCCCTTTTACCTTGGTTAACCGTTTGGCAAAACGTGGCTTTTGGTTTGAAATTAAAGCGGATGCCCCGCCTCGATCATCAGCAATTACGCGAAAGGGTTCACACCGCCGTTAAAAGCGTCAAACTAGAGGGCTTCGAGCGTGCCTATCCTCATCAACTATCGGGCGGTATGGCTCAGAGAGTTTCTCTAGCCCGCGTCCTTGCCCGGCGCCCCTCTCTCCTCCTCCTGGATGAGCCGTTTAGCGCCCTCGACGCGATCACCCGTTTCGAGATGCAAAAACTCCTCCTAGAAGTCATAGCTCTCTATAACAGCACGGTTCTCCTCGTTACCCACGACATCGACGAGGCCTTATTAGTAGCCGATCGAGTTCTTCTCATGGGCCGTCATCCGGTGGGCATCCGCCGAGAATGGACCATCTCGATGCCGAAACCCCGTTTCGAGTCAGCCAAGCTTTTGAGTGATCTACGCCAGTCAATTTTTCAAGAATTAGCCCTTGTGATGACACTGTAA
- a CDS encoding ABC transporter ATP-binding protein — translation MAPSSPPVSPPIKENDWRLLLRLLPYAKKQKALLFWSLILLFPLSLTGAVQPLIIGQAVSLLQKEQTWDFLAQMPLTAAINTLIIILSAAIILRLILGTTQGYLVQKVGQSITANVREDLFTHVTSLSSSFFDRSPVGRLVTRLTSDVEALGEVFASGAIGVVSDLVNILVIIITMFTLQWQLALLLVLMLFPVTALIIFFQKQYRIANYQVREELSKLNAQLQENVVGVNIVQLFRRERFNAEMFRSINTHYRQSLDKTIFYDSAVSATLEWIGLIAVGGVLWLGGILILQKTIDFGVLSAFILFSQRLFNPLRQFAEKFTMFQSGFTAIERIGELISIPIEIADTNSSKELYLPEKRQTGEIIFENVWFGYKPDEYIIKGLNFTIHPGEKVALVGPTGAGKSSIIRLLCRLYEPSKGRILVDGIDIRYLPQAELRRYIGVILQETFLFAGDVTRNITLGENYDFEQVKAAAKLTNIDHLIEELPDGYNTRLRERGANLSGGQKQLLAFARVAIRNPEILVLDEATASLDVGTEVLIQEALEQILVDRTAIIIAHRLSTIRDVDRILVLKRGELVESGTHEDLLTKDGLYASLYKLQMLGTDS, via the coding sequence ATGGCTCCATCATCCCCCCCTGTGTCCCCTCCGATCAAAGAAAATGACTGGAGATTATTATTAAGACTACTTCCCTACGCAAAAAAGCAAAAAGCCCTGCTATTTTGGTCATTAATACTTCTTTTTCCCCTATCTCTCACGGGGGCAGTCCAACCCTTAATTATCGGTCAAGCGGTCTCCCTTTTGCAAAAGGAACAAACTTGGGATTTTTTGGCTCAAATGCCCTTAACAGCAGCCATCAATACCCTAATTATTATCCTGTCGGCTGCGATTATTTTACGACTGATTTTAGGGACAACACAAGGTTATCTAGTGCAGAAAGTCGGTCAGTCAATTACTGCTAATGTCCGGGAAGATTTATTTACCCATGTCACCTCCCTTTCCTCTAGTTTTTTTGATCGCTCTCCCGTGGGACGTTTAGTCACTCGTTTAACCAGCGATGTGGAAGCATTAGGAGAAGTTTTTGCTAGTGGGGCGATCGGAGTTGTCAGTGATCTGGTCAATATTTTAGTTATTATCATCACCATGTTTACCCTGCAATGGCAATTAGCTCTATTGTTGGTGTTGATGTTATTTCCCGTCACTGCTTTAATTATCTTTTTTCAAAAACAATACCGCATCGCTAACTATCAAGTACGCGAGGAATTATCAAAACTTAATGCCCAATTACAGGAAAATGTAGTCGGAGTTAATATTGTTCAATTATTTCGCCGCGAACGCTTTAACGCTGAAATGTTTCGCTCTATCAATACTCACTATCGTCAATCCCTAGATAAAACAATTTTTTACGATTCGGCTGTGTCGGCCACTTTGGAATGGATCGGATTAATTGCCGTGGGAGGAGTATTATGGTTAGGCGGGATTTTGATTCTCCAGAAAACCATTGATTTTGGGGTTTTATCGGCTTTTATTTTATTCTCCCAACGTCTCTTTAATCCCCTGCGTCAGTTTGCCGAAAAATTTACCATGTTTCAATCGGGTTTTACTGCTATCGAACGCATTGGGGAATTAATTAGTATTCCCATTGAAATCGCCGATACTAACAGTTCTAAAGAGCTTTATTTACCAGAAAAACGTCAAACTGGCGAGATTATTTTTGAGAATGTTTGGTTTGGTTATAAACCCGATGAATATATTATCAAAGGTCTCAATTTTACCATTCATCCCGGGGAAAAAGTCGCTTTAGTCGGTCCGACTGGTGCGGGAAAAAGTTCAATTATTCGTCTTCTTTGTCGTCTTTACGAACCAAGTAAGGGCAGAATTCTAGTGGATGGTATCGATATCCGTTATCTTCCCCAAGCGGAATTAAGACGTTATATCGGTGTCATTCTCCAAGAAACTTTTCTCTTTGCTGGAGATGTTACTCGCAATATTACTTTAGGGGAAAATTATGATTTTGAGCAGGTGAAGGCAGCAGCTAAATTAACCAATATCGATCACTTGATCGAGGAGTTACCCGATGGTTATAATACCCGTTTACGGGAACGGGGCGCAAATTTATCGGGAGGACAAAAACAATTACTCGCTTTTGCGAGAGTCGCTATTCGTAACCCCGAAATTTTAGTTTTAGATGAAGCTACCGCTAGTTTAGACGTGGGGACAGAAGTATTAATTCAAGAAGCTTTAGAACAGATTTTAGTCGATCGTACTGCTATTATTATCGCCCATCGTCTCTCTACTATTCGCGATGTCGATCGAATTCTTGTCCTTAAACGCGGGGAATTAGTCGAATCGGGAACCCATGAAGATTTATTAACTAAAGACGGCCTCTACGCTAGTTTATATAAACTGCAAATGTTAGGCACAGATAGTTAA
- a CDS encoding DUF4242 domain-containing protein, which yields MTLYLVEDDRQERTKEEVSEILERIATLASKSQGELIEALIGETEGRLFLIIKALDRASLEQVLENAGLSWQLIKEMRLIGQDLATVRERKDKANYLVQWNLPPGLTMETYLQRKAEKTPLYAQVPEVSFERTYICEDLSKCLCFYDSPDEAAVKRAREVVGAPIDSLTSIENIHP from the coding sequence ATGACTCTATATCTAGTAGAGGATGATCGACAAGAAAGGACAAAAGAAGAGGTGAGCGAGATATTGGAGCGCATTGCCACACTGGCATCAAAATCCCAGGGAGAGTTAATCGAAGCCCTAATCGGTGAAACAGAGGGGCGGTTATTCCTGATTATCAAAGCGCTCGATCGCGCCTCCCTCGAACAAGTACTAGAAAACGCTGGGCTAAGTTGGCAACTAATCAAGGAAATGCGCTTGATTGGGCAGGACTTAGCCACTGTGCGAGAGCGCAAAGACAAAGCCAACTATCTAGTACAGTGGAATTTACCCCCAGGGCTAACGATGGAAACTTACCTGCAAAGAAAAGCGGAGAAAACCCCCCTTTATGCTCAAGTGCCAGAAGTCAGTTTCGAGCGTACATATATTTGCGAAGACTTGAGTAAATGTCTCTGTTTCTACGATAGTCCCGATGAAGCGGCGGTAAAAAGAGCCAGAGAAGTGGTCGGCGCACCTATAGATAGTTTGACCTCGATTGAAAATATTCACCCCTAG
- a CDS encoding aminotransferase class I/II-fold pyridoxal phosphate-dependent enzyme: MPSPESAPLVSQLQKKVNSLDVPFYAPGHKQGEGIGEDLSNLLGKSVFKADLPELPDLDNLFAPTGVIKEAQILAAETFGADKSWFLVNGSSCGIIAAILATCGEGDKIILARNIHKSAISGLILSGARPIFINPEYNPTIDLNLNITPQSLENALKLHPDAKAVMVVSPTYQGVCCDLETIAQITNHYSIPLLVDEAHGAHFAFHPDLPPAALSLGADMAIQSTHKVLGALTQASMLHLKSDRISSEKVDRALQLVQTTSPSYLLLASLDSARKQMAMQGLDLLTKTLDLAATARKELNKIPNISVLDFPHSIPGCHWFDRTRLTVIVKDFGLTGYEIDDILREKYAVTAELPTLSQLTFIISIGNHREHINRLITAFQCLKSPSSTSLPPTPAPVTGNSTISPRKAFFAPTEIVSRKNALDRLSADVICPYPPGIPVLMPGELISQEVLDYLQTILDLGGTITGGSDDNFETFRVLK, from the coding sequence ATGCCTTCACCAGAATCCGCTCCATTGGTATCACAACTGCAAAAAAAAGTCAATAGTTTGGATGTACCATTTTATGCGCCAGGGCATAAGCAGGGGGAAGGAATCGGGGAAGATTTAAGTAATTTACTGGGAAAAAGCGTCTTTAAAGCCGATTTACCCGAATTACCCGACCTTGATAATTTGTTTGCCCCGACGGGAGTGATTAAAGAAGCGCAAATTTTAGCAGCCGAGACATTTGGGGCAGATAAAAGCTGGTTTTTGGTCAATGGTTCCAGTTGTGGCATTATTGCGGCGATTTTAGCCACTTGCGGCGAGGGAGATAAAATTATTTTGGCGAGAAATATTCATAAATCGGCAATTTCGGGCTTAATTCTCTCCGGGGCGCGACCTATCTTTATCAATCCCGAATATAATCCCACTATCGATCTAAATTTAAATATAACCCCCCAATCCCTCGAAAATGCCCTGAAACTTCATCCCGACGCCAAAGCGGTGATGGTAGTCTCTCCCACCTATCAAGGGGTTTGCTGTGACTTAGAAACTATCGCCCAGATTACCAATCATTATTCTATCCCGCTGCTCGTCGATGAGGCTCACGGGGCGCATTTTGCCTTTCATCCCGATTTACCTCCGGCTGCCCTGTCTCTCGGCGCCGATATGGCTATTCAGTCCACCCATAAGGTTTTAGGGGCATTAACTCAAGCATCGATGTTACACTTAAAAAGCGATCGCATTAGTTCCGAAAAAGTCGATCGAGCCTTACAATTAGTTCAAACCACTAGCCCTAGTTATCTACTTCTCGCCTCCCTTGATAGTGCTAGAAAGCAAATGGCGATGCAAGGACTAGATTTACTGACCAAAACCCTCGATTTAGCCGCTACTGCCCGAAAAGAACTCAATAAAATCCCTAATATCTCTGTTTTAGACTTTCCCCATTCTATCCCGGGTTGTCACTGGTTCGATCGCACTCGTTTAACGGTAATCGTCAAAGATTTTGGCTTAACTGGTTACGAAATAGACGATATTTTGCGAGAAAAATACGCCGTCACCGCAGAATTACCGACTTTAAGCCAACTTACTTTTATTATCTCCATCGGCAATCATCGCGAACACATTAATCGCCTCATTACTGCTTTTCAATGCCTTAAATCCCCTTCCTCTACCAGTTTACCCCCCACTCCTGCCCCAGTCACGGGAAATTCGACTATTTCTCCTAGAAAGGCTTTTTTTGCCCCTACAGAGATAGTATCCCGGAAAAATGCCCTCGATCGTCTTAGTGCTGATGTTATCTGTCCCTATCCCCCCGGTATTCCCGTTTTGATGCCGGGTGAGTTAATTTCTCAGGAAGTCCTCGACTATCTGCAAACTATTTTAGACCTCGGTGGCACAATTACTGGCGGTAGTGATGATAATTTTGAAACTTTTAGGGTTTTAAAATAA
- a CDS encoding acyl-CoA dehydrogenase family protein → MLDRGSEILSFLEERATDLNNGTANLNVGWALTKLGESGWFGYAIPESLGGRGGSLLQAVEAISSVSQCCLTTGFVFWCQRVFIQYLAASNNTYLQNKILPAVLKGEIAGATGLSNAMKYLGGIEELRLQAKIEGENVTVNGFLPWASNLDSNGEFIVAVAAQTTSGETLILALPSFAEGLKRGEDLQLLGLQASRTSTLEFDRVQLSHDWIISLEAAKFLPSVRPCFLLLQCGLALGITRKSLAETEKNLGGKAAVASDRYFFARERLTRLEKTIEQFSTLESFDLGRTRQLFTLRVDITRLAVESVGLEAEIKGGKGYFRNSDTARRLREVAFLPVLTPSLIQLERELQRQSSTDKILPGELERAGVRE, encoded by the coding sequence ATGCTCGATCGAGGCTCCGAAATCCTTTCTTTTCTGGAAGAAAGAGCCACTGACCTCAACAACGGTACAGCTAATCTCAACGTCGGTTGGGCCCTAACCAAGCTAGGAGAATCGGGCTGGTTCGGCTATGCTATACCTGAAAGCTTAGGAGGCCGGGGTGGCTCCTTATTACAGGCAGTAGAGGCGATTTCCTCTGTGTCCCAATGCTGCCTGACCACCGGTTTTGTTTTCTGGTGTCAGCGCGTCTTCATCCAATATCTGGCCGCCAGTAATAACACTTATCTACAAAACAAAATTCTACCTGCTGTTCTCAAGGGAGAGATAGCCGGAGCCACAGGACTCTCCAACGCCATGAAGTACCTCGGCGGGATCGAGGAGCTGCGTTTACAAGCAAAGATCGAGGGAGAAAACGTCACTGTTAATGGCTTCCTGCCCTGGGCCTCTAACCTCGACTCTAACGGAGAATTCATAGTAGCCGTTGCCGCTCAAACTACATCGGGAGAAACTCTTATCCTCGCCCTTCCCTCCTTCGCAGAGGGGTTAAAACGGGGTGAAGACCTACAATTATTGGGTTTACAGGCTTCCCGCACCAGTACCCTTGAATTCGATCGAGTTCAGTTATCTCACGACTGGATTATCAGCTTGGAAGCAGCAAAATTTTTACCCTCAGTCCGCCCCTGTTTCTTGCTGTTACAATGCGGACTGGCCCTTGGCATTACCCGTAAATCCCTCGCGGAGACGGAGAAAAATTTAGGGGGAAAGGCAGCGGTAGCCAGCGATCGTTATTTCTTCGCCCGGGAGCGTCTGACTCGTCTAGAAAAGACAATCGAGCAATTCAGCACCCTAGAAAGCTTCGATCTCGGACGAACACGCCAACTATTCACCCTCAGAGTGGACATTACCCGGTTAGCGGTGGAATCCGTAGGGTTAGAAGCGGAAATTAAGGGAGGAAAAGGCTATTTCCGTAATAGCGACACGGCCCGACGGCTGCGCGAGGTCGCCTTTTTACCGGTGTTAACTCCGAGCCTGATTCAACTAGAAAGAGAATTACAACGTCAGTCCTCTACCGATAAAATTCTCCCTGGCGAACTCGAGCGAGCGGGGGTGAGAGAATGA
- a CDS encoding membrane protein — protein MIDFNTLAEFSRNYCVSICAFLVPANLVTTLLTVLFLYFGRPTRQIFPIASLALLFAVTMFFHVATWLMIGVVMAPTFILFGLGLTCFVINFQAISDRQSLEQLLHTGVSRLARSFN, from the coding sequence ATGATAGATTTTAATACTCTCGCTGAATTTTCCCGCAACTATTGCGTCTCGATTTGTGCCTTTTTAGTACCCGCTAACTTAGTAACCACCCTTTTAACGGTTCTTTTTCTCTATTTCGGTCGTCCTACCCGTCAAATCTTCCCCATTGCTTCCCTAGCTTTGTTGTTCGCTGTCACCATGTTTTTCCACGTCGCCACCTGGTTGATGATTGGTGTGGTTATGGCCCCCACTTTTATCCTCTTTGGACTAGGTTTAACCTGTTTTGTGATCAATTTTCAAGCCATTAGCGATCGCCAAAGCTTGGAACAGTTATTACACACTGGTGTTAGTCGTCTGGCCCGCTCTTTCAACTAA
- a CDS encoding ABC transporter substrate-binding protein, whose amino-acid sequence MNLHDNCACCGMSRRDFLKLSALFTSSFGAAIAADNWNLPVHANANDQPVKIGYLPITDAAPLLVAHSRKLYQAEGLTAEQPRLFRSWAQIVEAFLARQVNVIHVLFPTSIWIRYGRNFPAKIVAWNHTNGSALTVLPDIENPRELGGKTIAVPFWYSIHNLVLQQLLQRNGLKIVRKAKDAPIASNEVNLVVLPPPDMVSALANKSIGGYIVAEPFNAAAENLKTGRVLRFTGDVWKNHACCVVFVHEEDIKERKQWTQRVVNALVKAQLWSRGNRSEVARILSKDGGKYTPHPLPVLQRALTYYDRNFYKKDGAIENPAWQVNRIDFQPYPFPSYTEELVRLLKTTQVEGNTDFLQKLQPRQVARDLVDDSFVRNALQQVGGPKAFGLPNNLSRIETIKF is encoded by the coding sequence ATGAACCTACACGATAATTGTGCTTGTTGCGGCATGAGCCGTCGAGATTTCCTGAAACTTTCGGCACTGTTTACCAGTTCCTTCGGAGCAGCGATCGCCGCCGATAATTGGAATCTCCCCGTTCACGCCAATGCCAACGATCAGCCTGTGAAAATCGGTTATCTACCGATTACGGATGCCGCCCCCCTATTGGTGGCCCACTCCCGAAAACTTTATCAAGCGGAAGGTTTAACTGCCGAACAACCGCGCCTATTCCGCTCTTGGGCGCAGATTGTTGAAGCCTTTCTCGCTCGGCAGGTGAACGTTATTCATGTTCTTTTTCCCACCTCGATCTGGATTCGTTACGGGCGCAATTTCCCCGCTAAAATCGTCGCTTGGAACCATACCAACGGTTCAGCCCTCACCGTCCTTCCCGATATTGAAAATCCCAGGGAATTGGGAGGTAAAACGATCGCGGTTCCTTTCTGGTATTCGATTCATAATTTGGTCTTGCAACAACTCTTACAACGTAACGGGCTGAAAATAGTTCGCAAAGCCAAGGACGCGCCGATCGCTTCTAACGAGGTTAATCTAGTGGTTCTCCCGCCCCCGGATATGGTATCAGCCCTCGCCAATAAGAGCATCGGCGGTTATATCGTTGCTGAACCTTTCAACGCGGCGGCGGAAAATCTCAAAACCGGTAGGGTTCTCCGTTTCACCGGCGATGTCTGGAAGAATCACGCCTGTTGCGTCGTCTTTGTTCACGAGGAGGATATTAAGGAACGGAAACAATGGACGCAGAGGGTGGTAAACGCCCTCGTTAAAGCCCAACTCTGGTCCCGGGGCAATCGCTCCGAAGTAGCTCGGATTCTCTCTAAAGATGGTGGAAAATATACGCCTCACCCGCTGCCGGTATTGCAACGGGCGCTTACTTACTATGATCGCAATTTCTATAAAAAAGACGGGGCGATCGAGAATCCAGCTTGGCAAGTCAACCGGATCGATTTCCAGCCCTATCCTTTCCCTTCCTATACGGAGGAACTGGTACGCTTGCTCAAAACCACTCAGGTGGAAGGAAATACGGATTTTCTCCAAAAACTGCAACCCCGACAGGTGGCGCGGGATCTCGTGGATGACTCTTTTGTCCGTAATGCCTTGCAACAGGTGGGCGGACCGAAAGCTTTCGGCTTACCGAATAATCTCTCCCGCATCGAGACGATCAAATTTTAA
- a CDS encoding RNA-guided endonuclease InsQ/TnpB family protein produces the protein MKLVERHIISQNHPLWSEIDHYAFLSKNLFNLANYHYRQYFFENSQKLSFNQLYHLVSKTSDYLALPTKVSKQIIRRLDQAWISYFAAFRAWKKHPEKFLGKPKIIKYKDKTKGRNLLIYSQESIYKKPLKEGICHLSMSDVKLTTSRREIIEVRIVPKSSCYVIEIVYERRSETTDKQEIAGIDLGVNNLMAVTTNQTGVAPLLVNGRPLKAINTFYKKQRSRLQSQLKTRNNQPSSKRLIFLTHKRNCRVENYLHTASKRVIDWCTIHQIGTLIIGHNERMKQSLNLGKRNNQQFVNIPHNRLIEMLTYKAQLKGIKVIITEESYTSQSSALDRDELPKYGEEKPLFKGKRLARGLYKMGTNQLLNADVNGSFNIIRKVIPDVIDQGIKGLPFNPVVLDPLRMTKLSGF, from the coding sequence ATGAAGCTAGTTGAACGTCATATTATCAGTCAAAACCATCCCTTATGGTCAGAAATCGACCATTATGCCTTCTTGTCAAAAAATTTGTTCAATCTAGCTAACTACCATTATCGCCAATATTTCTTTGAAAACTCCCAAAAACTGAGTTTTAATCAACTCTATCATCTGGTATCTAAAACCTCAGATTATTTAGCTTTACCCACGAAAGTGAGCAAGCAGATAATCAGAAGATTAGATCAGGCTTGGATTAGTTATTTTGCCGCTTTTAGAGCTTGGAAAAAACACCCTGAAAAATTTTTAGGAAAACCTAAAATTATTAAGTATAAGGACAAAACCAAAGGAAGAAACCTGCTAATATATTCTCAGGAATCAATTTATAAAAAACCTTTAAAAGAAGGAATTTGTCACTTGTCTATGAGCGACGTAAAATTGACCACTTCCCGAAGAGAAATAATTGAAGTGAGAATTGTCCCCAAAAGTAGCTGTTATGTCATTGAAATAGTCTATGAAAGACGGTCGGAAACCACAGATAAACAAGAGATAGCTGGGATAGATTTAGGAGTTAATAACTTAATGGCTGTAACTACAAATCAAACAGGTGTAGCACCTCTTTTGGTAAATGGCAGACCGTTAAAAGCAATTAACACCTTCTACAAAAAACAACGTTCCCGCTTACAATCTCAACTGAAAACCAGAAATAATCAACCCTCATCTAAGAGATTGATATTCCTAACCCATAAACGAAACTGTCGAGTAGAAAATTATCTACACACAGCCAGTAAAAGAGTAATAGATTGGTGTACTATTCATCAAATAGGGACGTTAATAATTGGGCATAATGAGCGGATGAAACAATCTCTTAATCTAGGAAAAAGGAATAATCAACAATTTGTCAATATTCCCCATAATAGATTAATAGAAATGTTAACCTATAAAGCTCAATTAAAAGGAATAAAAGTCATAATAACTGAAGAATCCTATACCTCACAATCCAGTGCTTTAGATAGGGATGAGTTACCTAAATATGGTGAAGAAAAACCATTATTTAAGGGAAAAAGGTTAGCTAGGGGACTGTATAAAATGGGAACAAATCAGTTGTTAAATGCCGATGTCAATGGGTCATTTAACATCATTAGAAAAGTAATTCCTGATGTCATTGACCAGGGAATAAAGGGTTTGCCGTTTAATCCTGTAGTGCTTGACCCACTACGAATGACTAAGCTTTCAGGCTTTTAA
- a CDS encoding serine/threonine-protein kinase: MEVICTRPHCPRPRNQCLDLDDSNLLTSIEQKYCITCGMPLILGGRYLPERLLGKGGFGAAFLAVDRYSPKKAKCVLKQFQPSGNLSPQALEKAKNLFFQEAHVLEDLGREHPQIPDLYAFFPLKVKNQLTGEEEQFFYLAQEYIDGKNLEEILQQQQKPFQESEVKNLLKELLLILKFIHENGSIHRDIKPSNIMRDKNGRLYLLDFGAVKQATNNPNNTQQKSTTIYSAGFAPPEQQLGNQVSAATDLYALAATCVILLTNRDPDDLYDPQKQVWNWQNYAPNISADLAQVFNKMLLANPRDRFQSCGEVLSALNPPPPSPPPSPIPPSSPSPPPSPIPPASPVMRKTFRFSLGETFANAAFTGFEGTLLVIALNSLVPSAGIVIAFMILGGLVLALFKKVIEGRDLPILAAITLAFLLIPQLQGSLSFPEIAIIAVMAAIGAIAITAFFRLIYQIILRLF; the protein is encoded by the coding sequence ATGGAAGTTATTTGCACGCGTCCACACTGTCCGAGACCGCGTAATCAATGCCTAGACCTAGACGATAGCAATCTTTTAACCTCGATCGAGCAGAAATATTGTATTACTTGCGGGATGCCATTAATTTTGGGTGGACGTTATTTACCAGAACGTCTATTGGGAAAAGGAGGATTTGGGGCGGCATTTTTAGCAGTAGATCGTTATAGTCCCAAAAAAGCTAAATGTGTACTCAAACAATTTCAACCTTCCGGTAATTTAAGTCCGCAAGCTTTAGAAAAAGCAAAAAACTTATTTTTTCAAGAAGCGCACGTTTTAGAAGATTTAGGAAGAGAACATCCCCAAATCCCCGATCTCTATGCTTTTTTCCCTTTAAAAGTCAAGAATCAATTAACGGGAGAAGAAGAGCAATTTTTCTATCTGGCCCAGGAATATATCGACGGTAAAAACCTAGAAGAAATTCTCCAACAGCAACAAAAACCCTTTCAAGAAAGTGAAGTTAAAAACCTTCTCAAAGAATTACTTCTTATCCTCAAATTTATTCATGAAAATGGTTCCATTCACCGGGATATAAAACCATCTAACATCATGCGCGACAAAAATGGTCGCCTCTATTTACTCGATTTTGGGGCAGTAAAACAGGCTACCAATAATCCCAATAATACACAACAGAAATCCACAACAATTTACTCAGCTGGATTTGCTCCTCCCGAACAACAATTAGGCAATCAGGTATCGGCAGCCACAGATTTATATGCCCTAGCAGCTACCTGTGTTATACTCTTAACTAATCGCGATCCTGATGATCTATACGATCCGCAAAAACAGGTCTGGAATTGGCAAAATTATGCCCCTAATATCAGTGCAGATTTAGCCCAAGTATTCAATAAAATGTTACTAGCAAATCCCCGGGATAGATTTCAATCCTGTGGAGAAGTTTTAAGCGCTTTAAATCCTCCTCCCCCATCTCCTCCACCTTCTCCAATTCCTCCATCTTCCCCATCTCCTCCACCTTCCCCAATTCCTCCAGCTTCCCCAGTGATGAGAAAAACTTTCCGCTTTTCTCTTGGGGAAACTTTCGCTAATGCTGCCTTTACAGGATTTGAGGGGACATTATTAGTAATTGCCTTAAATAGTTTAGTCCCCTCGGCAGGAATTGTCATCGCCTTTATGATTTTAGGTGGCTTAGTTTTGGCATTATTTAAAAAAGTAATTGAAGGGAGAGATTTACCGATTCTAGCAGCAATTACCCTCGCCTTCCTGTTAATTCCGCAACTGCAAGGCAGCCTAAGTTTTCCTGAAATTGCTATCATTGCCGTGATGGCAGCCATCGGGGCAATTGCTATTACCGCCTTTTTCCGGTTAATATATCAGATAATTTTGCGATTATTTTAA
- a CDS encoding ABC transporter permease, with amino-acid sequence MKSQSLTSPPRALLPLWGIGFGLLLWWLFTSPLWHSNPILNDFSPERSFVALLRLFVGGEIMPHILTSCRRVIVGLVLASAIGVPLGVLIGLYRSLESALSAVFQFLRMISPLSWMPLAVMVLGIGDLPVYFLLTVAAIWPILLNTAAGVNAVDRSWLTLARSLCATRGETVFQIILPAILSHLLTGFRLAIGIIWIVLVPAEMLGVSAGLGYYILDTRDRLAYSELMAVILVIGAIGYLLDWGLRLAHRSWTHQD; translated from the coding sequence ATGAAGTCACAATCTTTGACCTCCCCGCCAAGAGCTTTACTACCCTTATGGGGTATCGGTTTTGGATTATTGCTCTGGTGGCTATTTACCAGTCCTCTATGGCACTCAAACCCGATTTTAAATGATTTTTCCCCTGAGCGATCTTTTGTCGCTTTATTACGTCTTTTTGTTGGGGGGGAGATTATGCCCCATATCCTCACCAGTTGCCGCCGGGTTATTGTGGGCTTGGTTCTCGCTAGTGCCATCGGTGTGCCGTTGGGGGTATTAATCGGGTTGTATCGCTCCCTTGAATCGGCTTTGTCGGCTGTATTTCAATTTCTACGCATGATCTCGCCCCTTTCTTGGATGCCTTTAGCGGTGATGGTTTTGGGAATTGGTGATCTACCGGTGTATTTTTTGCTGACGGTGGCGGCCATCTGGCCGATCCTTCTCAATACGGCTGCCGGGGTTAACGCGGTTGATCGCTCTTGGTTGACTTTAGCCCGCAGTCTCTGTGCTACCCGAGGGGAAACGGTTTTCCAGATTATTCTGCCTGCGATCCTCTCCCATCTCCTAACTGGTTTCCGTTTGGCTATAGGTATTATCTGGATCGTTCTTGTACCGGCGGAAATGCTGGGGGTTAGTGCGGGTTTGGGTTATTATATTCTCGATACACGCGATCGACTCGCTTATTCGGAGTTGATGGCGGTGATTCTCGTTATTGGCGCGATTGGTTATCTGCTCGATTGGGGTTTGCGTCTGGCCCATCGCTCTTGGACGCATCAAGATTAG